The Planctomycetota bacterium genome contains a region encoding:
- a CDS encoding bifunctional 5,10-methylenetetrahydrofolate dehydrogenase/5,10-methenyltetrahydrofolate cyclohydrolase: MGPEIEAIKERTGSPPRLASLLASDNPGARVYTRSQAKSCEEVGIAYDLVELAPDTSADALGAKIDELGADPAVHGILLQMPLPPGIDAQQMAERIPAGKDVEGITAANLGKLLFYEPAQLVPCTAAAAYELIKFAGCQVKGAECVVVGHSPIVGKPVACLITNDLGTCTICHIGTRDLKAHTTKAEILVVAAGKAGLVRGEHIMPGATVIDVGINRVSVLDERGQPVLNDKGKKKMKTVGDVEFESARKVAGAITPVPGGVGPVTVAILLRNTVRAARALVR, encoded by the coding sequence TTGGGGCCTGAGATTGAGGCCATCAAGGAAAGGACCGGCTCGCCGCCCCGGCTCGCCAGCCTGCTGGCGAGCGACAACCCCGGTGCGCGCGTATACACGCGGAGCCAGGCCAAGTCGTGCGAAGAGGTCGGCATCGCTTACGACCTCGTGGAACTGGCGCCCGACACGAGTGCCGACGCCCTCGGCGCCAAAATCGACGAACTCGGCGCCGACCCGGCGGTCCACGGCATCCTGTTACAGATGCCGCTGCCGCCCGGCATCGACGCGCAGCAAATGGCCGAGCGGATCCCCGCGGGCAAGGACGTGGAGGGGATCACGGCCGCGAACCTCGGCAAACTCCTCTTTTACGAGCCCGCCCAACTCGTGCCGTGCACCGCGGCCGCGGCCTACGAACTTATCAAGTTCGCCGGCTGCCAGGTCAAAGGCGCCGAGTGCGTCGTGGTCGGCCACTCGCCGATCGTCGGCAAACCGGTCGCCTGCCTCATTACGAATGACCTGGGGACGTGCACGATTTGCCACATCGGAACCCGCGACCTGAAGGCCCATACCACCAAGGCCGAAATCCTCGTTGTGGCGGCCGGCAAGGCCGGCCTGGTTCGCGGCGAGCACATCATGCCCGGCGCGACTGTCATCGACGTCGGCATCAACCGCGTCTCCGTCCTCGACGAGCGCGGTCAGCCCGTCCTGAACGACAAGGGCAAAAAGAAGATGAAGACGGTCGGCGACGTGGAGTTCGAGTCGGCCAGGAAAGTCGCCGGCGCCATCACGCCCGTGCCGGGCGGCGTGGGGCCCGTCACCGTCGCAATCCTCCTCAGGAACACCGTCCGGGCCGCCAGGGCCCTGGTGCGGTGA
- a CDS encoding site-specific DNA-methyltransferase: MTESNSRVLAVAPHDVTSVELERSRKRRTEIPTVRPYNGPATKHVLSLGDARRLDWIEDETVHLVVTSPPYFNLKKYNDHPNQLGDLDDYQAFLCELDTVWQHCFRVLVPGGRLVCNVGDVCVARRANGGRHHVFPLHADISVRARRIGFDYLTPIIWHKIANAKFEAGRRGGGFLGKPYEPNAIVKNDIEYVLMLRKHGAYRKPTDEQRAFSRLTKEEQDKWFRPIWTGLTGASTRSHPAPFPVEFAFRLVRMFSFTSDTVLDPFAGTGTTSVAAMMANRNSISNEVDPAYFEMATNRLRSEIGQRGLFTHAPVLLIQKNGQNTQR, encoded by the coding sequence ATGACCGAATCCAATTCTCGAGTTCTGGCAGTTGCCCCACACGACGTAACTAGTGTGGAGCTTGAGCGTTCTCGGAAGCGCCGAACCGAAATACCCACGGTTCGCCCTTATAACGGGCCAGCGACAAAACATGTGCTTAGCTTGGGTGATGCACGGAGACTCGATTGGATAGAGGACGAGACGGTTCACCTTGTCGTCACGTCCCCGCCCTACTTCAATCTGAAGAAGTACAACGACCATCCCAACCAACTCGGCGATCTTGACGACTACCAAGCCTTCCTCTGCGAACTGGACACGGTCTGGCAACACTGCTTCCGCGTCTTGGTGCCCGGTGGCCGCCTCGTGTGCAATGTGGGTGACGTCTGTGTTGCGAGGCGTGCCAATGGGGGACGCCATCACGTTTTTCCTCTGCACGCAGACATTTCAGTGCGGGCACGCAGGATTGGGTTTGACTATCTGACCCCCATAATCTGGCACAAGATCGCCAACGCCAAGTTCGAGGCAGGCCGGCGCGGTGGTGGGTTCCTTGGCAAGCCCTACGAGCCGAACGCCATTGTAAAAAACGACATCGAATACGTCCTGATGCTCCGCAAACATGGCGCTTATCGCAAACCAACGGACGAACAGCGTGCTTTCTCGCGTCTTACGAAGGAAGAACAGGATAAGTGGTTCCGCCCCATCTGGACGGGGCTGACCGGTGCATCTACTCGTTCACACCCTGCACCCTTTCCTGTGGAGTTCGCCTTTCGGCTAGTTCGCATGTTTTCATTCACTAGCGATACGGTGTTGGACCCGTTCGCTGGCACTGGCACGACAAGCGTCGCCGCGATGATGGCCAACCGGAACAGCATATCCAACGAAGTAGACCCGGCGTACTTTGAAATGGCGACAAACCGTCTGCGGTCTGAAATCGGTCAACGGGGTCTCTTCACGCACGCTCCCGTTCTTCTTATCCAGAAAAACGGGCAGAATACGCAGCGCTGA
- the lexA gene encoding transcriptional repressor LexA: MANLTPKQFQIVRFLQDYWVEHEYAPTMREIADHLGVSRPTVFEHIEALEKKKVLTREPTLARGVTLAPEYSPEAGRLPLVGRIAAGRPIEAIEDTELLDLESLFRGRPGETFALQVRGDSMIDEQIRDGDYVIVEKRATARDGETVVAILEGGDATLKKFYKEKGRIRLQPANPTMQPIYAPNVTIQGVVIGVLRKY, encoded by the coding sequence ATGGCCAATCTGACCCCGAAACAATTCCAGATCGTTCGCTTCCTCCAGGATTACTGGGTGGAACACGAGTACGCGCCGACCATGCGGGAGATCGCCGACCACCTCGGCGTCTCGCGCCCGACCGTCTTCGAGCACATCGAGGCGCTGGAAAAGAAGAAGGTCCTGACGCGCGAGCCGACGCTCGCGCGCGGCGTGACCCTCGCGCCGGAGTACTCGCCCGAAGCGGGTCGCCTGCCGCTCGTCGGCCGCATCGCCGCCGGCAGGCCCATCGAGGCGATTGAGGACACGGAACTTCTGGACCTCGAGAGCCTTTTCCGCGGCCGCCCGGGCGAAACCTTCGCCCTCCAGGTGCGCGGCGACTCGATGATTGACGAACAGATCCGCGACGGGGATTACGTGATCGTCGAGAAACGGGCAACCGCCCGAGACGGTGAAACCGTCGTCGCCATCCTCGAGGGCGGCGACGCGACGTTGAAGAAGTTCTACAAGGAAAAGGGCCGCATCCGCCTTCAGCCCGCGAACCCGACGATGCAACCCATCTACGCCCCGAACGTCACGATCCAAGGCGTCGTCATCGGCGTGCTGAGGAAATACTAG
- the metK gene encoding methionine adenosyltransferase: MPEGHVLFTSEAVTCGHPDKMADQISDAILDAMIAQDPASRVACETLVSTGMCIVAGEVTTKAVVDIPDVVRKTIKDIGYTDASMGFDYEHCAVLVSLKRQSPDIAMGVNAAKGKEQGAGDQGIMFGYACRETLELMPMPIQLAHQLCNRLAEARRSGELKWLRPDGKSQVTVQYDEEGRPVRVHTVLVSTQHADTVSNEEIRRAVIAHIVHPVIPAELLDDDTIYHVNPTGRFVIGGPHGDCGLTGRKIIVDTYGGKGSHGGGAFSGKDPSKVDRSAAYMCRHVAKNVVAADLADECEVQVSYAIGVADPLSVRVDTAGTGAIRDVDLAKVIREVFPLKPRAMIEYLDLLRPIYRKTAEGGHFGRELPEFTWEELRKVDELKQAARKYE; this comes from the coding sequence TTGCCCGAAGGCCACGTGCTCTTCACGAGCGAGGCCGTGACGTGCGGCCACCCGGACAAGATGGCCGACCAGATATCCGACGCCATCCTCGACGCCATGATCGCCCAGGACCCCGCCAGCCGGGTCGCCTGCGAAACTCTTGTTTCGACCGGCATGTGCATCGTCGCCGGAGAAGTGACCACCAAGGCGGTCGTCGACATTCCGGACGTCGTGCGCAAGACGATCAAAGACATCGGCTACACCGACGCCTCCATGGGCTTCGACTACGAGCATTGCGCGGTCCTGGTGTCGCTGAAGCGGCAGAGCCCGGACATCGCCATGGGCGTCAACGCGGCGAAGGGCAAGGAACAGGGCGCCGGCGACCAGGGGATCATGTTCGGATACGCCTGCCGAGAGACGCTGGAACTCATGCCCATGCCGATCCAACTCGCGCACCAGTTGTGCAACCGTCTGGCGGAAGCCCGACGCTCGGGTGAACTGAAATGGCTCCGGCCGGACGGCAAGAGCCAGGTCACCGTCCAGTACGACGAGGAGGGCCGGCCTGTCCGCGTCCACACGGTACTCGTTTCCACCCAGCACGCCGACACCGTCTCGAACGAGGAAATCCGCCGGGCCGTCATCGCCCACATCGTCCATCCCGTCATCCCGGCCGAGTTGCTCGACGACGACACGATTTACCATGTGAACCCGACCGGCCGATTCGTGATCGGCGGCCCGCACGGCGACTGCGGCCTCACGGGCCGAAAGATCATCGTGGACACGTACGGCGGCAAAGGGAGCCACGGCGGCGGGGCGTTCAGCGGCAAGGACCCCTCCAAGGTGGACCGCAGCGCTGCCTACATGTGCCGACACGTCGCGAAGAACGTCGTCGCCGCCGATCTCGCCGACGAGTGCGAGGTCCAGGTGTCCTACGCCATCGGCGTCGCCGACCCCTTGAGCGTCCGCGTGGACACCGCCGGCACCGGCGCGATCCGCGACGTGGACCTCGCGAAGGTCATCCGCGAAGTGTTCCCCCTGAAGCCGCGGGCGATGATCGAGTACCTGGACCTCCTGCGGCCGATTTACCGCAAGACGGCCGAGGGCGGACACTTCGGCCGCGAACTCCCGGAGTTCACCTGGGAAGAACTGCGCAAGGTCGACGAACTCAAACAGGCCGCACGGAAGTACGAGTAA